The following are from one region of the Bactrocera oleae isolate idBacOlea1 chromosome 6, idBacOlea1, whole genome shotgun sequence genome:
- the Prx4 gene encoding peroxiredoxin isoform X2, translating into MLPRTMLSKLCILILCAVLTAGSKYDESGSCHSFAGGSVYPSEGPRGDHKLQTTKAVISKLAPTFEGTAVVKGEFVKLSLSQYHGKYLVLLFYPLDFTFVCPTEIIAFSDRIDEFRKINAEVVAISVDSHFTHLAWINTPRKEGGLGYVKIPLLSDLTHKISRDYGVYLEDLGHTLRGLFIIDHRGILRQITMNDLPVGRSVDETLRLVQAFQYTDTHGEVCPAGWKPGAETIVPNPKEKTKYFEKINKIP; encoded by the exons ATGCTACCGCGCACAATGTTGTCAAAACTTTGCATTCTTATACTGTGTGCAGTATTAACAGCCGGCAGCAAATATGATGAAAGCGGTTCATGCCATTCGTTTGCTGGTGGCTCTGTTTATCCTTCTGAAGGACCTCGTGGTGACCACAAGTTGCAAACCACTAAGGCTGTCA TATCTAAGTTAGCTCCAACGTTTGAAGGAACAGCTGTTGTGAAAGGAGAATTCGTCAAATTATCACTTTCCCAATATCATGGGAAATATTTAGTACTTCTTTTTTATCCACTTGACTT CACCTTCGTGTGTCCCACCGAAATTATAGCGTTTTCGGATCGCATCGATGAATTCCGTAAGATAAATGCTGAAGTCGTTGCGATTAGTGTAGATTCACATTTTACACATTTGGCTTGGATCAACACACCACGAAAAGAAGGCGGTCTTGGATATGTAAAAATTCCATTGCTCTCGGATTTGACGCATAAAATTAGCAGAGACTATGGAGTTTATTTAGAAGATTTGGGTCATACACTACGTGGTCTATTTATCATTGATCATCGTGGAATCTTGCGACAAATTACTATGAATGACTTGCCGGTAGGACGTTCAGTAGATGAGACACTTCGTTTGGTACAAGCATTTCAATATACTGACACTCATGGAGAAGTTTGTCCAGCTGGTTGGAAGCCTGGCGCAGAgaca attGTTCCAAATCCCAAAgagaaaacgaaatattttgaGAAGATTAATAAAATTCCATAA
- the LOC106620369 gene encoding spliceosome-associated protein CWC27 homolog — protein MSNIYIQEPPTSGKVLLKTTVGDIDIELWSRECPKACRNFIQLCMEGYYNGTIFHRVVKGFIVQGGDPIGDGTGGESIYGHTFKDEFHSRLRYARRGLVGMANADKDDNGSQFFFTLAATPELQNKNTLFGKVTGDTLYNMLKLEEGLVDHNERPMYPQKILGTEILSNPFEDIVPRKLAKEIKKEKTKKREKGVKNFGLLSFGEEAEEDEEETNQFVQKNAGKAKSMHDVVDDPKLSRDALRIEDTNIRSDDEEMLEEERRLACVKKEPFDNDDIEERRQRIKDKLHLKANEAKNIIKTETIVIKEEVSDSDEDVLLTQEQEQKIKSELKRNEIRQEIQNLKKQYQTEKRQRENLSDKKPEKSKTGELNASAAEDNEFIKSFVDEKVKYSSLNSKIPKKGASREDFTLSLLSKFRNKLDALKQKQSESNEANESLDDGTVEKEIQGDDWLAHTLKFEEAIPILAKDASTKGDDWYDAYDPRNPLNKRKRGEGSRSGGSSSKSSKRH, from the exons ATGAGCAATATTTATATTCAGGAACCACCAACTTCGGGAAAG gtTCTCCTCAAGACTACTGTTGGCGACATAGATATAGAACTATGGTCTCGAGAATGTCCCAAAGCATGCCGcaactttatacaactttgtatGGAAGGATACTACAATGGCACAATTTTTCATCGCGTTGTTAAAGGTTTCATTGTACAAGGTGGTGATCCCATTGGCGATGGAACTGGTGGAGAATCTATTTACGGTCATACATTTAAAGATGAGTTTCATTCTCGTCTACGTTATGCGCGTCGTGGACTTGTTGGAATGGCGAATGCCGATAAGGATGATAATGGCTCACAGTTTTTCTTCACATTGGCCGCCACACCCGagcttcaaaataaaaacaccCTTTTCGGCAAAGTAACCGGTGATACTTTGTACAATATGCTAAAACTGGAGGAGGGTTTAGTGGATCATAATGAACGTCCAATGTATCCCCAAAAGATATTGGGTACTGAAATATTAAGCAATCCCTTTGAGGATATAGTTCCACGAAAACTAGCAAAAGAGATCAAAAAAGAGAAGACTAAAAAACGTGAAAAGGGTGTCAa AAATTTTGGTTTACTTTCATTTGGTGAAGAGGCGGAGGAAGATGAAGAAGAAACTAATCAGTTTGTACAAAAAAATGCGGGAAAGGCAAAATCAATGCACGATGTGGTAGATGATCCCAAACTCAGCAGAGATGCTTTACGTATCGAAGATACCAACATAAGGTCGGATGATGAGGAGATGTTAGAAGAGGAACGCAGACTAGCATGTGTCAAAAAAGAACCATTCGATAATGATGATATAGAGGAGCGTCGGCAGCGAATCAAAGATAAATTGCATCTAAAGGCAAATGaggctaaaaatataattaagacGGAGACAATTGTAATAAAGGAGGAAGTGTCTGACTCCGATGAAGATGTTCTTTTGACACAGGAGCaggagcaaaaaataaaaagcgaaTTGAAGAG GAATGAAATTCGACAGGAAATTCAAAACCTGAAGAAACAATATCAAACCGAAAAACGTCAAAGAGAAAATTTGAGTGATAAAAAACCTGAAAAGAGTAAAACTGGCGAATTGAATGCTAGCGCCGCTGAAGATAATGAATTCATAAAAAGTTTTGTCGATGAAAAAGTGAAATACAGTagcttaaattcaaaaataccaaaaaagggTGCCAGTCGGGAGGATTTTACTTTAAGCTTATTGTCGAAATTCCGAAATAAATTGGATGCACTTAAACAGAAGCAATCTGAATCGAATGAAGCCAATGAGTCTTTAGATGATGGAACCGTAGAAAAAGAAATTCAAGGAGACGATTGGCTGGCGCACACATTGAAGTTCGAAGAAGCCATACCCATATTGGCGAAGGATGCGTCCACGAAGGGTGACGATTGGTACGACGCATATGATCCTAGAAATCCGCTTAACAAACGTAAAAGAGGAGAAGGTTCTAGAAGTGGAGGAAGTAGTAGTAAAAGTTCTAAACGACATTAG
- the cbc gene encoding protein CLP1 homolog, whose translation MSDEAKEGEEFTLEADSELRFEIEDKDAKVFVTLISGFAEMFGTELVKKKKYEFLTGAKVAIFTYHGCVLNVNGKTDVSYISKETPMVQYLNCHAALEQMRASAEEKDERGPIVMIVGPLDVGKSTLSRIFLNYAVRLGRRPLYADIDVGQGSISIPGTIATILIERPASIEEGFSQTAPLVYHFGHKGPGSNNVLYKATVSKMAEVTLESMNVNKRTKHSGMIINTCGWVKGDGYAHLLYTAQAFEVNAIFVLDQERLYNELLRDMPSFVRVVLLPKSGGVVERSRGLRSEQRDLRIKEYFYGHRTPFYPFSFEVKFQDLKLYKIGAPPLPDSCMPIGMKAEDNKTKVVAVTPSPSLLHHILAISFAESTDEDVIGTNVAGFVCVTDVDIDRQTITVLSPQPRPLPNTVMLLSELQFMDIV comes from the exons ATGTCTGACGAGGCCAAAGAAGGTGAAGAATTCACATTGGAAGCAGATTCCGAACTTCGTTTTGAAATAGAAGACAAGGATGCAAAGGTTTTCGTAACG CTTATTTCTGGTTTTGCCGAAATGTTTGGGACTGAATtggttaaaaagaaaaaatacgaGTTTCTAACAGGTGCGAAAGTGGCAATTTTTACCTATCATGGTTGCGTGTTAAATGTAAATGGCAAAACTGATGTTAGTTACATTTCAAAGGAGActccaatggtacaatacttaaACTGCCATGCTGCCTTAGAGCAAATGCGTGCTAGTGCTGAAGAAAAGGATGAACGAGGACCAATCGTAATGATTGTGGGGCCTTTAGACGTAGGGAAAAGTACATTATCTCGCATATTTCTTAACTATGCTGTACGACTAGGTAGACGTCCACTATACGCTGATATAGACGTTGGACAAGGTTCTATTTCTATACCAGGTACTATTGCTACCATACTCATTGAACGTCCTGCCAGTATTGAAGAGGGATTTTCTCAGACTGCACCTTTAGTGTATCACTTCGGTCATAAAGGCCCAGGTAGCaataatgtattatataaagCTACAGTATCGAAAATGGCAGAAGTAACGCTGGAATCGATGAACGTAAACAAAAGAA CGAAACATTCCGGCATGATAATAAACACCTGTGGGTGGGTAAAGGGTGATGGTTACGCTCACTTATTGTACACAGCACAGGCTTTCGAAGTCAATGCCATCTTTGTATTGGACCAGGAGCGTTTGTATAATGAGCTTTTGAGGGATATGCCTTCGTTTGTACGGGTCGTTCTGCTGCCAAAAAGTGGTGGTGTAGTAGAACGAAGCCGAGGTTTGCGTAGTGAACAACGCGACCTACGTATTAAGGAATACTTTTACGGCCATCGTACACCTTTCTATCCATTCTCATTTGAGGTGAAATTTCAAGATTTGAAGTTGTACAAAATAGGCGCTCCGCCGTTGCCAGATTCCTGTATGCCTATTGGTATGAAAGCGGAAGACAATAAAACCAAAGTTGTGGCGGTAACTCCCAGTCCCTCATTGCTACATCATATTTTAGCGATTAGTTTTGCTGAATCGACTGATGAGGACGTGATTGGAACTAATGTGGCTGGTTTTGTTTGCGT taCTGATGTGGATATCGATAGACAGACTATAACTGTACTCTCACCGCAACCACGGCCATTACCTAATACCGTAATGTTATTATCTGAATTGCAATTTATGGACATTGTTTGA
- the Gas41 gene encoding YEATS domain-containing protein 4, translated as MNSLNIPTDFGPDSGGRVKGLVIVKPIVYGNIARSFGKKNEDGHTHQWKVYVKPYHNEDMSVYVKKVHFKLHESYANPNRIVTKPPYEITETGWGEFEVVIKIYFHDPTERPVTCYHILKLFQSPVVDGELSSTNLDNNKRMGAANVHLVSESYEEIVFQEPTQLMQHFLMNVQPITSGSYTHDTDFETKKEKTLENIIDVKGKVKSEINSLKDKLKLARETIAKFKAELAKVQKPPTS; from the exons ATGAACAGTCTCAATATACCCACAGATTTTGGGCCCGATTCGGGCGGCCGGGTAAAAGGTTTGGTTATAGTTAAGCCCATTGTATATGGCAATATTGCACGATCCTTTGGCAAAAAGAACGAGGATGGACATACACATCAATGGAAAGTATATGTGAAACCGTATCACAATGAAGATATGTcagtttatgtgaaaaaagttcACTTTAAATTACACGAAAGTTATGCCAATCCAAATAGAATTGTAACGAAACCGCCTTATGAAATTACCGAAACCGGTTGGGGTGAATTTGAAGTAGTcatcaaaatatatttccacGATCCGACTGAAAGGCCGGTAACTTGTTATCATATATTGAAGCTATTCCAAAGCCCAGTGGTTGATGGTGAGCTTTCGAGCACAAATTTGGACAATAATAAACGAATGGGCGCCGCCAACGTGCATTTGGTATCCGAGTCGTATGAGGAGATCGTTTTTCAAGAGCCCACACAGCTAATGCAACATTTTCTCATGAACGTACAGCCGATAACGAGTGGATCATACACACATGATACCGACT ttGAAACAAAGAAGGAGAAAACCTTAGAAAACATAATTGATGTAAAAGGAAaagtaaaaagtgaaataaactcACTGAAAGACAAATTGAAACTAGCTCGTGAAACCATTGCGAAGTTCAAAGCAGAACTTGCTAAAGTACAAAAGCCACCCacttcataa
- the LOC106620368 gene encoding L-aminoadipate-semialdehyde dehydrogenase-phosphopantetheinyl transferase — protein sequence MVQHKCTRWAIDLASWHPTLPQLAQAVAVIQSEECERLMKFVFLDDFLSSLVGRLLMRKFVSAHSDVDYKDVRFARDARGKPYWLQAEDKCRKQLSFNVSHQGKFVLLAGISSETEMGAADAAPTTNTTSKVGVGVDVMKIEYSGGKNLADFFRIMKRKFSDSEWRYIRHPQHNEADQVKAFMRHWCLKEAYVKELGVGITVDLQKISFTVDTTRELDVVTSPLTGTTLRCNDLPENDFHFEEHLLQPKYCAAIAFKNYKPEFGKFEFLNIEQLLVATEKASDVEIVEYCRKALNKRRKA from the coding sequence ATGGTGCAACATAAATGTACTCGTTGGGCTATTGATTTGGCTAGCTGGCATCCAACACTACCGCAACTAGCACAAGCTGTCGCTGTCATACAGTCTGAGGAATGTGAGCGTTTAATGAAATTCGTATTTCTTGATGATTTCCTCTCGTCACTAGTTGGACGCCTGTTAATGCGAAAATTCGTCAGTGCCCATAGTGATGTTGACTATAAGGATGTGCGATTTGCACGTGATGCACGTGGAAAGCCTTATTGGTTACAAGCAGAAGATAAATGCCGCAAGCAACTCTCGTTCAATGTATCACACCAGGGGAAATTTGTATTGCTTGCAGGTATTTCTAGCGAAACTGAAATGGGAGCAGCAGATGCAGCACCTACTACTAACACCACATCAAAAGTGGGAGTTGGCGTTGATGTTATGAAAATTGAATATAGTGGAGGCAAAAATCTAGCTGACTTCTTTCGTATAATGAAGCGCAAATTCTCTGACAGTGAATGGCGCTACATACGTCACCCACAGCATAATGAGGCCGACCAAGTAAAGGCGTTTATGCGTCATTGGTGCCTTAAAGAGGCGTATGTTAAAGAACTTGGGGTGGGCATAACTGTCGATTTGCAAAAAATCAGTTTCACTGTGGATACTACGCGTGAGTTGGATGTTGTGACATCACCGTTAACCGGTACAACACTACGTTGCAATGATTTGCCCGAAAATGATTTTCACTTTGAAGAGCATTTACTACAACCAAAGTATTGTGCAGcaattgcatttaaaaattataagccagaatttggaaaatttgaatttctaaATATTGAACAACTCTTGGTGGCGACGGAAAAAGCATCAGACGTTGAAATAGTTGAATACTGTAGAaaagctttaaataaaagaCGGAAGGCATAG
- the Prx4 gene encoding peroxiredoxin isoform X1, producing MYKITNLTDKLLLSEISRFWMLPRTMLSKLCILILCAVLTAGSKYDESGSCHSFAGGSVYPSEGPRGDHKLQTTKAVISKLAPTFEGTAVVKGEFVKLSLSQYHGKYLVLLFYPLDFTFVCPTEIIAFSDRIDEFRKINAEVVAISVDSHFTHLAWINTPRKEGGLGYVKIPLLSDLTHKISRDYGVYLEDLGHTLRGLFIIDHRGILRQITMNDLPVGRSVDETLRLVQAFQYTDTHGEVCPAGWKPGAETIVPNPKEKTKYFEKINKIP from the exons atgtataaaataacaaatttaactgATAAGTTGTTATTAAGTGAAATAAGCCG attttgGATGCTACCGCGCACAATGTTGTCAAAACTTTGCATTCTTATACTGTGTGCAGTATTAACAGCCGGCAGCAAATATGATGAAAGCGGTTCATGCCATTCGTTTGCTGGTGGCTCTGTTTATCCTTCTGAAGGACCTCGTGGTGACCACAAGTTGCAAACCACTAAGGCTGTCA TATCTAAGTTAGCTCCAACGTTTGAAGGAACAGCTGTTGTGAAAGGAGAATTCGTCAAATTATCACTTTCCCAATATCATGGGAAATATTTAGTACTTCTTTTTTATCCACTTGACTT CACCTTCGTGTGTCCCACCGAAATTATAGCGTTTTCGGATCGCATCGATGAATTCCGTAAGATAAATGCTGAAGTCGTTGCGATTAGTGTAGATTCACATTTTACACATTTGGCTTGGATCAACACACCACGAAAAGAAGGCGGTCTTGGATATGTAAAAATTCCATTGCTCTCGGATTTGACGCATAAAATTAGCAGAGACTATGGAGTTTATTTAGAAGATTTGGGTCATACACTACGTGGTCTATTTATCATTGATCATCGTGGAATCTTGCGACAAATTACTATGAATGACTTGCCGGTAGGACGTTCAGTAGATGAGACACTTCGTTTGGTACAAGCATTTCAATATACTGACACTCATGGAGAAGTTTGTCCAGCTGGTTGGAAGCCTGGCGCAGAgaca attGTTCCAAATCCCAAAgagaaaacgaaatattttgaGAAGATTAATAAAATTCCATAA